One region of Roseimicrobium gellanilyticum genomic DNA includes:
- a CDS encoding M14 family zinc carboxypeptidase, whose product MNPFPPSSLHFLVVVFVFAMGWLTHPMQALTVESDFEGASVRVMHVDAGSQTVQFMPGGDPKRGWPCWWCFRVEGLDPRKPLTLQLHASDLPMPQANGVPSNKPLSADWAMPLRASFSPDGKSWKKTPLGVRAEAVMTYTFPVEGTSVLVAWGPPFTPSSAAELVRRVADSSAAAEERELCKSREGRTVPMLRVCEGDRVEARRFGIWVQARQHAWESGASWVCQGFTEWLMSDESNALWLRQHAEIYIVPIMDIDNTATGNGGKEALPQDHNRDWTEKPNWNEVAAAQTHIREFVKEGRMDVFLDLHNPGAKDTKAFFYALPDELVKEPMLGNRKRLFSLSRSEVGSVMPMMDGPKYDGPKYHPLWRQMSGTWVTMNGNPHTVAVCLETPWNIEQSTVEGYKAVGAKLGVAVQRYLEEGPKKE is encoded by the coding sequence ATGAATCCATTTCCTCCTTCCTCTCTGCACTTCCTGGTTGTCGTTTTCGTGTTTGCGATGGGGTGGCTCACTCACCCGATGCAGGCGCTCACCGTGGAGTCTGATTTCGAGGGTGCCTCAGTGCGGGTGATGCATGTGGATGCGGGAAGTCAGACGGTGCAATTCATGCCGGGTGGCGATCCGAAGCGCGGATGGCCGTGCTGGTGGTGCTTCCGCGTGGAGGGACTGGACCCACGCAAGCCACTGACCCTGCAACTCCACGCGTCCGACCTGCCCATGCCTCAGGCAAACGGAGTGCCCTCGAACAAGCCCCTCTCCGCCGACTGGGCCATGCCACTGCGCGCATCGTTTTCGCCAGATGGGAAGTCCTGGAAAAAAACTCCGCTGGGCGTGCGGGCGGAAGCCGTGATGACCTACACCTTTCCCGTGGAGGGGACCAGTGTGCTGGTGGCTTGGGGGCCGCCCTTCACGCCCTCGAGTGCGGCGGAACTGGTGCGCCGGGTGGCGGATTCCTCGGCCGCTGCGGAAGAGCGTGAACTCTGCAAGTCACGCGAGGGGCGTACCGTGCCCATGCTCCGCGTGTGCGAAGGTGACCGTGTGGAGGCGCGGCGATTTGGCATCTGGGTCCAGGCAAGGCAGCACGCGTGGGAGAGTGGTGCGAGCTGGGTGTGTCAGGGATTCACCGAGTGGCTCATGAGTGACGAGAGCAACGCGTTGTGGCTGCGGCAGCACGCGGAGATCTACATCGTCCCCATCATGGACATCGACAACACCGCCACGGGCAATGGTGGCAAGGAGGCGCTGCCACAGGATCACAATCGCGACTGGACGGAAAAACCCAACTGGAACGAGGTGGCTGCCGCACAGACACACATCCGTGAGTTCGTGAAGGAGGGCCGCATGGATGTCTTCCTTGATCTGCACAACCCGGGAGCGAAGGACACGAAGGCATTCTTTTACGCGCTGCCTGACGAACTCGTGAAGGAGCCCATGCTCGGCAACCGCAAGCGTCTCTTCAGTCTCTCACGTTCGGAAGTTGGTTCGGTGATGCCGATGATGGATGGTCCGAAATATGACGGACCCAAGTACCATCCGCTGTGGCGTCAGATGAGCGGCACGTGGGTGACCATGAACGGGAATCCTCACACGGTGGCCGTGTGCCTGGAAACGCCGTGGAATATCGAGCAAAGCACCGTGGAAGGCTACAAGGCCGTGGGCGCGAAGCTCGGCGTGGCGGTGCAGCGGTATCTGGAGGAGGGGCCGAAGAAGGAGTAA
- a CDS encoding arylsulfatase yields the protein MLDKPFHILPPLFGAIATLGFTGFASTNAEAAKPNIVLIVADDLGYSDLGCYGSEIATPNLDSLASNSLRFSQFYNTARCWPTRAALMTGYYPQQVRMDPQQRGRKLPNWTRTLPQYLKPAGYRSYHSGKWHVSAAPRQVQDAGFDHSYALEEQNRFFDPKNHTEDDKHLPPVKREDGYYATTAITDYALKYLKEHATQHSIDPFFLYLAYISPHFPLHAPAADIERYKNKYLEGWEVIRQRRYEKLQSIGLVHCPLSKPEPDIKAPSGGPDTLRKLGAPESFYAVPWDSLTPPQKEFQAMKMAIHAAMIDRMDQEIGRVLAQLKSMNAMENTLIFFLSDNGASAEILVRGDGNDPAAPMGSADSYLCLGPGWATACNTPFRRHKIWVHEGGISTPLLVHWPAHTGAGGGNLSNTVGHVIDIVPTILDVAGVKAEPQWNDATAPPFPGKSLVPAFTKDDAVTRTSLYFNHERNSGLRMTNWKIVRDDPAKPWELYDLSKDRNESINLADKDPERVRDMDNEWKRLDEQFKKNAEDAAQEKVQGK from the coding sequence ATGCTGGATAAACCTTTCCACATTCTACCGCCGCTGTTTGGTGCGATTGCCACCTTGGGGTTCACGGGCTTTGCATCAACTAACGCGGAGGCTGCCAAGCCCAACATCGTCCTCATCGTTGCCGATGACCTTGGCTATTCGGACCTCGGCTGCTACGGAAGCGAGATTGCCACACCGAATCTCGACAGCCTCGCGAGTAACAGCCTTCGTTTTTCCCAATTTTATAACACCGCGCGTTGCTGGCCCACGCGTGCCGCGCTGATGACCGGCTACTATCCGCAGCAGGTCCGCATGGATCCCCAGCAGCGTGGACGGAAACTCCCCAACTGGACACGCACGCTGCCTCAATACCTGAAACCCGCTGGCTATCGCAGCTACCACAGCGGCAAGTGGCACGTTTCCGCCGCGCCACGCCAGGTGCAGGACGCGGGGTTTGATCACAGCTACGCGCTGGAGGAGCAGAATCGCTTCTTTGATCCCAAGAATCACACGGAAGACGACAAGCACCTGCCGCCGGTGAAGCGTGAAGACGGCTACTATGCCACCACCGCCATCACCGACTACGCGCTCAAGTACCTGAAGGAACACGCCACCCAGCACAGCATCGATCCATTCTTCCTCTACCTGGCCTACATCTCGCCACACTTCCCCCTGCATGCACCCGCTGCAGACATTGAGCGCTACAAGAACAAGTACCTCGAAGGCTGGGAAGTCATCCGCCAGCGCCGCTATGAAAAGCTACAGTCGATTGGCCTGGTGCATTGTCCTCTGTCCAAACCGGAGCCCGACATCAAGGCTCCGAGTGGAGGACCAGATACCCTGAGGAAACTCGGTGCGCCGGAGTCGTTCTACGCCGTGCCCTGGGACAGCCTCACTCCACCGCAGAAGGAATTCCAAGCGATGAAGATGGCCATTCACGCGGCGATGATCGACCGCATGGATCAAGAGATTGGGCGGGTACTCGCGCAGTTGAAGAGCATGAATGCGATGGAGAACACACTCATCTTTTTCCTCTCGGATAACGGAGCCAGCGCGGAGATTCTCGTGCGTGGCGATGGCAACGATCCCGCCGCTCCCATGGGTTCCGCCGACTCCTATCTTTGCCTTGGCCCCGGCTGGGCGACCGCATGCAACACCCCTTTTCGTCGTCACAAAATCTGGGTGCATGAAGGCGGCATCTCCACACCCCTGCTGGTGCACTGGCCTGCACACACTGGTGCTGGTGGCGGCAATTTGAGCAACACCGTTGGCCATGTGATCGACATCGTGCCCACCATCCTCGACGTGGCTGGCGTGAAGGCAGAGCCCCAGTGGAACGACGCCACCGCTCCACCCTTTCCAGGCAAGAGCCTTGTCCCCGCCTTCACTAAAGATGACGCTGTCACCCGCACATCCCTGTACTTCAATCACGAGAGAAACAGCGGCCTGCGCATGACGAACTGGAAGATCGTCCGCGATGATCCTGCAAAACCTTGGGAACTCTACGACCTCTCCAAAGACCGCAACGAGTCTATCAACCTGGCCGACAAGGACCCGGAGCGTGTGCGTGACATGGACAACGAATGGAAAAGGCTGGATGAGCAGTTCAAGAAGAATGCGGAGGATGCGGCCCAAGAAAAAGTGCAAGGGAAGTGA
- a CDS encoding alpha/beta hydrolase translates to MHLLRTLLLLTLATPVFAQVQTESPDVRVEKNIDYLGPDRKEKADLYLPKEDGKKHPAVVIIHGGGWAGGIKDATREKNIGTTLALHGYVCMSIDYVLAEKDGKNVAWPQNLHDCKTAVRWLRKNAERLHLDADNIGTIGGSAGGHLATMVAVTGADLDPSGPYGEYSTKVRCAVDLYGPADLENWKDIAALRKSRKDAPELYKQFSVLTHLDKDDPPILILHGTADTTVPVSQSETLAAALKKQGIEHHLEIIEGAPHTFHLQPKQKDLRPMVVAFFDKHLKGKVESKQ, encoded by the coding sequence ATGCACCTGCTACGCACCCTCCTCCTGCTCACTCTCGCTACGCCTGTCTTCGCCCAGGTCCAGACGGAGTCACCTGACGTCCGCGTGGAAAAGAACATCGACTACCTCGGCCCGGACCGGAAGGAGAAGGCGGACCTCTACCTCCCCAAGGAAGATGGCAAGAAGCATCCCGCCGTCGTCATCATCCACGGCGGCGGATGGGCTGGCGGCATCAAGGATGCGACGCGGGAAAAGAACATCGGCACCACCCTCGCACTGCATGGTTACGTCTGCATGAGCATCGACTACGTGCTTGCGGAGAAGGACGGCAAGAATGTCGCCTGGCCGCAGAACCTCCACGATTGCAAAACCGCCGTGCGCTGGCTGCGCAAGAATGCCGAGCGTCTCCACCTCGATGCGGACAACATCGGCACCATCGGCGGGTCTGCAGGCGGTCACCTCGCCACGATGGTCGCCGTCACCGGTGCCGACCTCGATCCCTCCGGCCCCTATGGCGAATACTCCACGAAGGTACGCTGCGCCGTGGACCTCTACGGCCCCGCCGACTTGGAAAACTGGAAGGACATCGCTGCCCTGCGCAAGTCACGCAAGGATGCTCCGGAGCTCTACAAGCAATTCTCCGTCCTCACCCATCTCGACAAGGACGATCCGCCCATCCTCATCCTCCATGGCACCGCGGACACTACCGTGCCAGTGAGCCAGTCAGAGACCCTCGCCGCCGCGCTGAAGAAGCAGGGTATCGAGCATCATCTCGAAATCATCGAAGGCGCCCCGCACACGTTCCATCTACAGCCGAAGCAGAAGGACCTGCGCCCGATGGTGGTGGCGTTCTTCGACAAGCACTTGAAGGGGAAGGTAGAGAGTAAGCAGTAG
- a CDS encoding acyl-CoA thioesterase, whose protein sequence is MHHTKFETELQVRPDDIDLFRHVHSSRYLDYLLAARFDQMERCYGLSMEEFLKQGLGWYVKTSHFEYKRALGIAERFVVRTWVEDIRSPDVEVRFEMLKGEKRRPACVGWCVFTMVKLDTGKPESIPDWIIEKYSI, encoded by the coding sequence ATGCATCACACCAAGTTCGAAACCGAACTCCAGGTCCGTCCGGACGATATCGACCTCTTCCGTCATGTGCACAGCAGCCGGTATCTGGACTACCTGCTAGCGGCGCGTTTTGATCAGATGGAGCGGTGCTATGGATTGAGCATGGAGGAATTCCTGAAACAAGGACTTGGCTGGTATGTGAAGACCTCCCATTTCGAGTACAAGCGGGCGCTCGGCATTGCGGAACGTTTTGTGGTGCGCACGTGGGTGGAGGACATTCGCAGCCCGGATGTGGAAGTGCGTTTCGAGATGTTGAAGGGAGAGAAACGACGCCCCGCCTGCGTGGGCTGGTGCGTCTTTACCATGGTAAAACTGGACACGGGCAAGCCGGAATCTATCCCCGACTGGATCATCGAAAAATACTCAATTTAG